Within Pygocentrus nattereri isolate fPygNat1 chromosome 17, fPygNat1.pri, whole genome shotgun sequence, the genomic segment aatTCATTCTCGAGTGTTTCTAATCAGAGACAAGGTAATTATCTTCATCTTCCAGTTAAAAAGGACACAACTGAGAGAGCACTCCACATTTCATTAGCAGTCATCTTTAGAACGTTACTTGGAGGAGATTTGAGAGCCAGACTGGACACACGGGAAAACAAACATTCACAATTATTATCTCCACACCAACATATGAGCAACCATTAACAGTGTGCTGGGGAATGAGTCGTGTACTCATGTTTCACTGAACAGCTTAGAGGCTATATTCGATTGCTGATCAGGTTTGTTGACAAGGTAAGCTTAGAACCGTTCCAAGTCAGAATTAAATCACCCTTACACAAGCGAGCTAATGGATATCAAACATTAGGCAGTGGAGCCCTTAGGCAGGCTGCAAATCGAAACATTCCATAGCCCCAGAAAATACACCAGTGCCTCGTGTATTTCAGGATAAAAACTAGGGGTGCATCGCGATGCGTCGGGAGCgcttctgaatcgattcaccaTGTCAAaagattttctaaattttaatttataacgtaatgttgacaGAACGTGTAAGCACAGCGCCCGGATAGTCTGTGGCGGCAAACatcaaaaacacagctggatgagcgagaaatccaaCCGGCTCTGctttaaagccaggttagatcaggagtcacaacccaaatgtttagaagagacattttgtcctttcaacaaaaatcaaaccaccttgggagccacagcatttAATGTCCGGTGTGTCtctgtgctgatgtcctagtacaggctaaaaaatcGGAACCAAGACAcggacttactttgctctgctttaagcttcagctcagctacagccgaTTTCCTCCCGTCTCCAACCTTAAACCTTTCCCTCAGAAgcagagcagcttattgtaaaatgtctctcatcgttCGGCTGGTACGagactgaagtcgcttcttgctcgaatttttccgttccaccttaaattctgactaaGGCACCgaatgtaaatgcggcaccatttaaggtggaacaggaaaattcaaaagacaagcgacttcagcttcacaactttttagtgttcgacattctcactgcagatttaacgCTCCAAGAAACCAACTAAGGTGCTTATGAATGCGAAAaagtctccaaatgttcgtcttGGCTAAATCTCGCTCTGCCTTTTCATTCACTACTAGCCAGGAAAGACTGTGCCAAGTAACCTGCAGTCTGCACATCATTTGTTGAACACGTCCCATCTCGCAGATATTtgactgacacagtgacccctgagACTCTACAACACCACCAAAACCgcagttataaaatcactaaagaaaacgggcagGACGGCCGCAATTATCACTGGATGCTATTTCACCgtaacagcgcattttatcgcagatgagtggcagcagcgtctcatgtgctccaaacaagagcagtgaatgagagccttccagttcacctgccacatcacttccatttgttttattaataaaagatggcgaaagtaaattcattataaatCCTTAcaaatattttgctttaaaagtaccaagtcatcacacagtgagggggaaaaaaaagatgcatccataatcgttttataattgCATCGCAGCACTCAATCATAATCGAATCGTGAGGggccaagagattcccacccctaataaaaacagaatttccTGTTACAATCCCATTTCCACAAGAGTTAAGACGTTGTACAAAACGTAAATAACACAGAATATAACAACGTGCGAATCATTTATACTCTAATTGAAAATAGTCCAAAGACAACATAACGGctgaaatttaaaaatgtatagcttttatttatttatttatttatttatttttaacaaatgtGCCcgtttttaatttgatgccagcaacacatttccaaaaagttgcgacaggagcatgtttaccactgcgtTTCCTCACCTCTTCTTTCAACAACGCTGTTTTCCCCCCATACAGGAACAGCTGCCCAGCAGTTCAGGAGCTCCTTTGTCATATGTTTGGTTTCATAacgtgccaaatgttttcaatgagtgactggtctggactgcaggcaggccagtttaatagactcttttactacaaagctaAGCTGCTataatacgtgcagaatgtggtttggcattgtcttgctgcacTAAGTAGGGCCTTTCCTAAAATGGACATCGGCTGAATGGCAGCATTGTTGCTCCAAACCCTGTATagatcattcagcattaattgtGCCTTCACAGTGCAAGTCactcatgccatgtgcactaatgcacgcCCCATACTATCATGAATGCCAGGCTTTTGAAAAAGCCAGATATTCCCTCTTCTTACAGATGTTGGTTTGTGTAGCTGAGCCCATGCAGCGATTTCTACTTTAGAAGAATCAaatctatttttaaaagcaGTGACGTCCGAGGCCACAAAGCTCACAGCCATCCTGCACTGGTTTTCGGCCTTTTCCACTGCATACAAAGATTTTTCAGATTCTTTGagtcttttaaatgttattatataGAGTAAATAGAGAAgcggcagtcgtgggctggaagttagggaactggccctgtgaccagaaggttgccggttcaatcccatgggccgacagtccatgactgaggtgtccttgaacaagacacctaacccccaactgctccccgggcaccgtggatagggctgcccaccgctccgggcaagtgtgctcactgccacctagtgtgtgtgtgtattcactagtgtgtatgtggtgtttcacttcacggatgggttaaatgcggaggtggaatttccccggttgtgggatcaaaaagtatcacttattttttattatttaaaagacGAAATCCCCAAGCTCTTTGTTATTTTCCATCGAGAAATGTTATTCCTGAATTTGCCTGCAGCGTTTCACAGACTGGGACCATTTAAATTTGTGGCTTTAAGATACCCTAAAGTAattatgtttgtcttttttgtgcTCCAAGTGTAATCCATGTGCACAATCAGCTAATattgttccaaaaaaaaaaaaaaaagctatttaagCAACTTCACATTGTTAACCTTTCTCTGTTTCATTACTTTAACAAAAAAGCAATTAATAGACTGTAAACATGATTTATTAAACCTACAGTCAAAACTACCGAACCATACAGAACACAAAGTCTGACTAGAACGCATGTTTACTTTCTCTGGTTTAAGAAGCCAGGGCAGATAACACGGTGTTACCATATCAGCTGCCGTGACGGTGAGTGGAGAAAGGTGCTGTGGATAACATTGACTGACACTAAGGATCATCTTAAATGACGACTAGATGCCACGATCAAAAGATGGTACACTGCTCATGACAATCACAAACCTAGTTCAACTTCCCTATCCTACTTTGCTTGTTGTTCTACTCATCTGACAAGAAGTTTGTTGGTTGCGTAATACACGCTCTTCATTGTAACAACGATTTgcacacagttaaaaaaaagttacacGACTGCAGTGAGATATTTTGCATCTAAGCAGCAAGATCAAATATCAGAAGGGGAGTTTTCCCTATTACAACAACTGGGCAGACTTCCTTTAAAAGTACAGGTATCACTAGACACTATAATGAAAACCGCTTAATTATCTCTGCCACAGAACGACAGTCACAGCGAGGAAGTCGAGGTAGATTAATTAGTATCTGCCTTCATGTCATCAATTATGCTTGATTGAGCATGCATGGGTGGTGAAACCAGCAACCCAGGGGAGCTCTGAATATGCTGATTTTACTTTAGGACATAACCTAAAGACCCAAAGCAAAAACCACACTCTGCATGAAAACAACCCAAAAGGTAACATAATTTGACAATCCTTAAATTACAGCTGCCTTAATATGATTATCATTTaagaaataatcaaataaaacaaaaaaacctggAAGAACCGCAGAAAACTGAGCAGTTTGCATTACTTTAGCTGTTTTTCCACCGTCTGAAAGATAATGCTGGCAGCATAAAGTATTAAAGTACTGACTAAGCTGATGCCAGCCTGAGGACGAATGAATGGGTAGCATCAACTTGGAAATAAAGAACTACAAATTGTAGTTACAACAGTGACCCCTGCTGCTCACGGGCTCCTGGCTCTGACTGAACTTTCAAGGGTGAGTGACCTGAAAGCAGTAAGATGATTGACCTCTAAGCATGCAGATGTAAAAGGGGGAGGGgaacaaacacagtaaacatggAAAGATATCTACTGGCCATGAACAGAAAAGGGAAATGAAAGCCTAAAATGAACTCCAGGAAATTACAGCTTGCAAGgtaacaaaacagaacaatgacTGCATGAAAAGCAAACAACTTAATAGTGTTTAACTCAATGACTTGTCTGCTCTGTGCAgtacatgaagaaaaaaaaaaaaaaaaagtaatgtacAAGAATTACAAATATCACATTGCCACTATGCTTTGGATTAAATGGTGTGAGGGGTGAGAATCTGACTAAGTAAGCCCACTAgtcagcattttaaaaaaaaaaaaaaaaaaaaaaaaaaaaaaaaaaaaaaaaaaaaacactgcttctTTGCAAACCGTGGCCTTCTCTGAGGACTGAGGAAcctgagtgagatcccattcttaatccatagggtttaatatgatgtcggcccaccctctgcagttataacagcttcaactcttctgggaaggctttccacaaggtttaggagtgtgtttatgggaatttttgtctgttcttccagaagcacatttgtgaggccaaacactgatgttggaggagaaggcctggctcacagtctccgctctaattcatcacaAAGGTGTATTAtacgggttgaggtcaggactctgtgcaggccagtcaagttttaccacaccaaactggctcatccgtgtctttatgtacctgctttgtgcactggtgcgcagtcatgttggaacaggaaggggccgtccccaaactgttcccacaaagttgggagcgtgaaatggtccaaaatctcttggtctgctgaagctttaggagttcctttcactggaactaaggggccgagccccactcctgaaaaacaaccccacatcataatcccccctccaccaaactttacacttggcagaatgcagtcagacaagtaccgactcctggcaaccgccaaactcaagagtcatccatcagattgccagctGGAGAAGTGtgactggtcactccagagaacacgtctccactgctctagagtccagtagcagcgctttacaccactgtattcgatgctttgcattgcgcttggatGCAaaacttggatgcagctgctcagccatggaaaaccattccatgaagctctctatgctgttcttcagctaatctgaaggccacatgaaattcGGAGGTCTGTttgcgacctctgcgcactatgcacctcagcatccgctgaccccactctgtcattttacgcggctgaccacttcatggctgagttgctgtcgttcccaatcgcttccactttgctataatcccactgacaggtgactgtggaatattcagtagtgaggaaatttcacgactggacttgctgcacaggtggtgtccgatcacggtaccacgctggaattcactgagctcctgagagcgacccattctttcactaatgtctgtagaagcagtctgcaggcctaggggctcggctttatacacctgtggccatggaagtgattgaaacacctgaatttaaagatttggatgggtgagtgaagacctttggcaatataatgtacatAATACTCTGTAGTAGGGGTGTAACGATTCGGAAACCAAGACAAAATTGTGATACAAATTTCCCCGGTCCTGTGTTGCGGTTTTGTCGTTTGGACTCCCTGCCCCACTGCCAATCCCAACCTGGTGCTAGTTGAGCTCTCATTACGTTAATAACGTAACAAAACCTACTTTTCCATGTCATAATTGTCGCTGTAACATGGAAATCACTAATGCATTCCTCAGCCTTATCACTTTGACAGCATCTGCAGTTTTGCATCGTTTGTGTTTTGCTCTCTCACTACAATCTCCAGCAAGcattacacaaacacatcacaacTCCTggaaatctcaacaaatcccGGCCGTCAGCCACTGATCCTGAGAGTAATGAATACATAAGTGGTGCCAGCCATCATTAGTGACACAGCATTAACTACAAATGGCCGTCAAACTATTTTAATTGTTAGCGGATTCATTCAGTTGAAAAATATCAGACAGCCCACCCCCAAACACTTGTCCTTTGAAAAGTCAGGAAGCAGCACTTTTAGAACATTGGAGGAACTCTTAGGAACATCGTCTGAGGCAGTGGAGATTTAAGTGCTTTGCCCAAGGGCACAACCACATATACCGAATCAGTCCTGTGATTTGAACCTTCTCCCTTCTGGTTCCTACCGCTAGGCTACCAATTACTGTAGCACTGCTGCAAGAGCACAGCAGTCGTGTTCACAAAAAATGGAGCAAGAGGACACGGTTCATGGCTGGAATGCTCTCTCACACAGTATATCTCAGGCTGCCCCATCTTATGCATCCAACTACTATAagccattaaagcacattaCCTTCACACAAGGCAGAACATGGCTCATAATTAGGGTTTCCCTGCTGTCTTCTGGCAAATTTTCACAGAACTCTGGTgtagagagggaaaaaaagcccACGAAAGATGAATATATGCCCAACTCTTTCACTTATTTCTTTACTTCAGCTTAATAAATTGTAAACTGATTTCCTCTATTACCTTTGACTTTATTTGCTGCTGCAGCCCGCACCTCTGCCTCACAATCTTTCAGCAAGTTCTGAAATGCTGGGACCAGATCATTCTTGGTGATCTCTGGGCCAACCGCTTTTTGCaactttaaagaaaagaaaaaaaaatacaaacaacaataaatattgGAAATAATTTAACAACAAATTCACAAAtatttctacatgaccattttccagcctttctATTTCCATTGCCTTTACATATTGCAAATATGAGAGCCAGCTGATTGTCTTATATCAAAATGCAGCCCCAGTTGAAAGACTCCTTATGACTCCATATGTATGACACCACAAAaacaatttacacaaaatgGGATGTTTTGCgacttagtttccatatatagtCTGTCGACTGCAGATTAAATGAGCGTTCAAACTGTaacaaatatttacatactacctcaaactttcatttaaaagaaaaaaagtgagcAAGATTCACTTTCCCATGATATAGGCCCTTAAAGTCCCTTTAATTTCATAATTCTAATTTCTTTGAGTTGTTAAAAATCAAGAAGTTTCGAAAGCCTACCTCTGAGAACTTGTCCGCCACCATGTAGCGCACCCTCCACGACTTGTCCTCAGCAGCCTGGCGCAGGGTTGACATCACCAGAGTCTCCAGGTCCTCCTGGGGCAGCAGCGTGGCGATGCTGACACAAGCCTCGACTGCCAGTAGCCGCACAGAGTCCTGAAGGATAGCAGGGAACACTACATAAACAAAGCTTTCAATACAAGAGTGATTTATGGAAGTGCTTAGAAGCTCATGCATATGTGTACCTGCTCGTCAGAGGCCAGTGCGGTAAAAAGTGGAATGATATCACTTTTGACGTAATCTAGCTCCAGCACTTTGGCAAACTCGCCCAGTTTAGAGGCAGCAGCACGTCGCACCATCGGAGTTTCATCTGAGCAAAGGGTGCGGAAGTGCCTGCAAAGAACATCATACATCAGTACCTCTGTATACTACGCATCAGTCACCTGGGAGTTACTACCTGGACTACTAGCAGGTCAACAACCTGAGGTTGGATATGATATTCGATTCTCAGGTCAAGATTCAAACTGATTTTCAATAGTTCATGCGCTAATGTCTCCTACAGATCTTTTAACTAAACAATAGACGTATTCATTTGCCTGACACAGAAGCCCTCTAACAAAACAAAGTCCCAAAACATGCAATTCCTACAATTTAGAAAAGTGACAGCTATTTGAGCATATGTGAATAGCATAAGCCCTCGCCTTTGGCAGGACGCTCCCAGAGGTTTAGTTTTAATCGGTGACGGTGGTTTCCACAAAAGATGGTAAATAAGAGAACCTGAGACATGGCATGCATTGGTAATACAATTTTAGTATATCCCAGCACAGTTTTAGTACACAGGTGTTTGTTAATCTCATATTGAAGCCGTTACACCCTCGGTAACCATGATTTCAGTAGTACATACTGGCGGATTTCGGCCTTGACAGTGTTGGAAACGCGTGGATAGCAAACGCTAAACAGGCCACAGGCAGATGTGCGGGAGGTAAACCAGTCACCACTGGCCAGTCGCTTCACCAGGGGCTCGAAGTGCACCTCCAGATCCACAGGAGAATGCTCCTGTGAGATTTTCCGCAGAGACTCCACAGCCTTGTCCCGCACTACTGTCTCCTCCACAGTGGCCAGGCTCTCCAGCGGTGGCTGGGGACATGAGGGCAGAAAATGTGAATGcatgtacagtgtgtgttaagTTTCTCATCCCAACTAACATATAACAACTGGAGTTAATGTAACTTTTTTGGGGCTAAATAGTTCAAACAGAAATGAACTGAAGTCAAATTCTAattttccagcttcttgttagaattttcccgttccaccttaaacgatgCAGCAGTTACTCATATAACGgtaataataaaactaatactTTAAGAAGAACTTCAACCGATATACTAAATAAACCGGTATATCACCCACTACTAATACAAGGCACACAAAAATACTTTGTCCACTAGAAATACGtgcagcaaaacaataacaagcgggattaaaaacaagaagaaaataataataaagtcttACCAAGAGACAGTGCACATACTCCGGCCCTCCAACCAGCATAGTAAAGTTACCCAGCTGCTCAGCCAGAGCCAGAAGCACCTCATCCTCATCATAAATAGTGTCTACATAAGAAGACAGAGGACAGCTTAAAGCACTCAATCCTAGATTTAATTATTCTGATCAATTTTAGTTTTAAAGGCATGTTAATACACATGTAGAAGCGCTCATTATTTCATGACCTGTAGATGACAGTGGCAAAATTTGGTCAGTCAGctgcaattaagtaaaattTCAAAGGAGGGAGTGAATTTCTGTACAACAGTGCTCAGTAATCCTGGTCCTGCAGAAGCCTTTTAGTAGCCACCTTACTGTTTTAGAAATCAGTCACATTCAAATCCATGGTAAAATAGTACAATGGCACCAAGTCAGTTAGCTGTACTTTTAGCTCATATATGTAGAGGCAACCTACGTTACTTGTTCTGCATGAAAGCTACTGATATTCTTCAGTTtttcattaaataatatattttctcTCAACTGTATTCCTCTGCTTGCCTACTGCAAAATTTGCATAGCTGAGTTTTTAGCTCTTATCGGAGCTACCATGTAAAAGCGCAAGCCTCCAAGCATATTCATTTCAGCCCAAGCACTTTTTCCGCCTTAACTATAGAAAGCCGGATATCCAACCATTAAATCTTGCAGACACTCAAATATCAAAACCTGTCAGAATGCATATCCGTGGTTGGGGGTTTAACTCTGGGTTATGCGTGTATTTAGTATCACGTTTAAACACTTAAAACTCACAGGCTCCCATGTCTTCACGCTTTAATATGCCAGCACTGCTGTCtctttgttttacttttcttcttcttcttcttcttcttctttcggctgctccctttaggggtcgccacagcggatcatctgcctccatcttgccctatccactgcctcctctactttcacaccaaccatctccatgtccaccttcactacatccataaaccttctctgaggtctaccttttctccttctacccggcagctccatctccaaaattctttgcccaatatatccactattcctcctcaacacatgtccaaaccatctcaacctggcctctctggctttatctccaaactgctccaccttcactgtccctctgatctgctcatttctcatcttgtccatccttgtcactcccaacgaaaatctcagcatcttcatctccgccacctccagctcagcctcctgtcttttagacagagccacagtctccaaaccgtacatcatagcaggacgcactactgtcttgtaaaccttatccttctgtcacacatcagccctgacacccgtctccacccactccatcctgcctgcaccctcttcacctcttttctacgcGGCTGCGTATCgacagtaacaaaacaaaatgcaaagcaaACTCGggcatttcattttcacaataaTGAATCACCTGGACCAGAAATGAACAACAAACGAAACATACGACGTCATGTGGCAGTGGTAGTCCAGGACTGGGAGTGGAAATCATCATCTTATCATCACAACTCCTCCAGGACCAAATTTTACAGAGCTTTAACTGGATCTCAATACACTTAAAGGGATGATTCCTGAACAAAAGACATACCAGTGAGGAACGGTATGAGCTCCGTGCGAGTCCTCTCCACGCCCAGGGCCAAGGCAATAGTTGACAGCTTTTTGATGCTGTTCAGTCGCAACTGCAAATACAAAGAAGGAGAGTGTTTCATCTTAGATTCAGCCGTTCTCTCACATTTAAAGTACATGAACTCGTGTTAATTTATCCCAATACTTGCATCATGCACACGTAGCCTCTGCAGAGCTACACTGACTGGGAAGTAGAAATGGAAAAGCGGACAGGTTTCTTCCTTAGCTCTTCTTCACATattacacacaagcctaatTACTGTATTTTACTTGTTCTGCCACTCTTAACTTATTCTAATGGGTACATTTGTCTTAGACTCTTCGCAGCTCGAAATTCTTAGTGAATTTAAAataagacaagataagataagatgaggctttattgtcattcgcatcacatgtggtacatgagatGGAATGAAATGGTGAACTCAAGGTCCCagtaacaaacaataaatagaaggtgcaaataacagcagcttgagtacgaggtagaaggtgtacagcTTAATACTGATAACGTATAAGTGACATGTAGGAGGCGAACGTAGGAGGCGAACGTAGGAGGCGAACGTAGGAGGCGAACGTAGGAGGCGAACGTAGGAGGCGAACGTAGGAGGCGAACGTAGGAGGCGAACGTAGGAGGCGAACGTAGGAGGCGAACGTATAAAGTGAATGTATGAGGCAAATGTATAAAGTGAATGTATAAAGTGAATGTATAAAGTAAATGTATGAGGTGAATGTATGAGGTGAATGTATGAGGTGAATGTATGAGGTGAATGTACAAGGTGAATGTATAAAGTAAATGTATGAGGCGAATGTATAAAGTGAATGTATACAGTAAATGTATAAAGTAAATGTATAAAGTGAATGCATGAGGTGAATGTATAAGGTGAATGTATACAGTAAATGTATGAGGCGAATGTATAAAGTGAATGTATAAAGTGAATGAATAAAGTGAATGAATAAAGTAAATGTATGAGGTGAATGTATAAAGTGAATGTATGAGGCGAATGTATAAAGTGAATGTATACAGTAAATGTATGAGGCGAATGTATAAAGTGAATGTATACAGTAAATGTATGAGGTGAATGTATAAAGTGAATGTATGAGGCGAATGTATAAAGTGAATGTATAAAGTAAATGTATGAGGCGAATGTATAAAGTGAATGTATGAGGTGAATGTATACAGTAAATGTATGAGGCGAATGTATGAGGCGAATGTATGAGGCGAATGTATAAAGTGAATGTATAAAGTGAATGTATGAGGTGAATGTATGAGGTGAATGTATAAAGTGAATGTATGAGGTGAATGTATAAAGTGAATGTATGAGGCGAATATATAAAGTGAATGTATAAAGTAAATGTATGAGGCGAATGTATAAAGTGAATGTATAAAGTGAATGAATAAAGTAAATGTATAAAGTAAATGTATGAGGTGAATGTATAAAGTGAATGTATGAGGCGAATGTATAAAGTGAATGTATACAGTAAATGTATGAGGCGAATGTATAAAGTGAATGTATACAGTAAATGTATGAGGTGAATGTATAAAGTGAATGTATGAGGCGAATGTATAAAGTGAATGTATAAAGTAAATGTATGAGGCGAATGTATAAAGTGAATGTATGAGGTGAATGTATACAGTAAATGTATGAGGCGAATGTATAAAGTGAATGTATACAGTAAATGTATGAGGTGAATGTATAAAGTGAATGTATGAGGCGAATATATAAAGTGAATGTATAAAGTAAATGTATGAGGCGAATGTATAAAGTGAATGTATGAGGTGAATGTATACAGTAAATGTATGAGGCGAATGTATGAGGTGAACGTATAGGGGTGATATAACTAgtagaggcactgattcagtacagaagcagtgataaatataaataagtggacatgaagtgccactGCAGTGATTGTCTAATTGGAAATAATAACTATTACCATGATAGTCGTTACTATAGCGGTTATTACCATTATAACAAGAAGAATccggtttattattattattattattattattattactactactgctaagtACAACTGCCCACTAGACCCTCACAGCTACATCTGACTGGCtggttagctaggttagcttagAGGGATGGTCAGCCAGTAAACGAGTCAACTTTCTAGCCTGGACACGactttaaacacaaaaaaacagaaagctcaGACTAAATATGCGTCCTAATGAAGTCACTGCCGAGGTACACGGacagctgtgtctgtcagtgcgACCGTTTCTCCCGGGCGGAAAACCAGGCCGACGCCTCCCCGCTAAACACCGCGCAGCCAGCTTTAGCCGAAGTTAGCACCGGTCTCTGTTCTTCAGAACTCACCGCTCCGAACGGACCACTACACCCCAGATGGTACTAGAAGAGACTGTAAACGAGCTTATAGTTTACCTGAACATCTTCATTCCTCAACTCGTCGATTAAAACCGCAATAGGGTAAAGAGAATCCTCTCCCTCCGCTCCGGCCATTTCGGCTTCGACACTGTTTCCGGCCCGACCGCGCAGCTTCTGAACGACGCTGGAGGGAAAAACCCCCGCCAAGTTAAAAGCATTTCTCCAGCGCGCTGAAAATCACGAACGTTGTAATTAAGAacataaatatttattgaaTTATAACAATGatcataaaaatatatagtatgaatatgtatttataatatttaaaaaaccttttttttactGACTGCAAAACACAGTTTATCAACAATGTTTACTTACAAGAAGAAATAATAAAttgaaataataagaaaattaTGAATAGTTATTCATATCTTTCAATGTCTTTACAAGTACACAATgttcactgtgtacttgtttttttttaactaatacCCACAAACCACTATGACATGATCCCACGTTAATAATTTGCTTtcgtttatatatatataaaaaaaaattagtgaaTTGAACCAAGATCAAGGCTGCAGTTATGCCTAAACTACTTCACTAACGATGAAAAATTCAAATACATatgttcaaatatatttttcaattcATTATGATATCATTTTGCGGAATACAAAATACAAGCAACAATATCCGATTTCTGTTGTACAGCATAGTTGTTACACGTAGGACGCACACATGAGTATGCTGACTAGGAAGGGACG encodes:
- the ppp2r1bb gene encoding serine/threonine-protein phosphatase 2A 65 kDa regulatory subunit A beta isoform, encoding MAGAEGEDSLYPIAVLIDELRNEDVQLRLNSIKKLSTIALALGVERTRTELIPFLTDTIYDEDEVLLALAEQLGNFTMLVGGPEYVHCLLPPLESLATVEETVVRDKAVESLRKISQEHSPVDLEVHFEPLVKRLASGDWFTSRTSACGLFSVCYPRVSNTVKAEIRQHFRTLCSDETPMVRRAAASKLGEFAKVLELDYVKSDIIPLFTALASDEQDSVRLLAVEACVSIATLLPQEDLETLVMSTLRQAAEDKSWRVRYMVADKFSELQKAVGPEITKNDLVPAFQNLLKDCEAEVRAAAANKVKEFCENLPEDSRETLIMSHVLPCVKELVSDTNQHVKSALASVIMGLSTILGKDNTVEHLLPLFLVQLKDECPEVRLNIISNLDCVNEVIGIRQLSQSLLPAIVELAEDAKWRVRLAIIEYMPLLAGQLGVEFFDEKLNSLCMAWLVDHVYAIREAATCNLMKLVEKFGAEWAQNTIVPKVLGMSNDPNYLHRMTTLFCIKALSEACGQEITTKHMLPVVLKMSNDQVANVRFNVAKCLQKIGPVIDSNALQAEVKPVLEKLATDQDMDVKYFAQEAISVLALA